One Halobaculum roseum DNA segment encodes these proteins:
- a CDS encoding MBL fold metallo-hydrolase — MEIRFLGGAREVGRSSVLVDDALLLDYGTLTGEPPQYPVGRPEPDAVVVSHGHLDHVGQVPALLRGDRRPPIHWTPPTGELARVLARDTLKLRGYDCTFTESHVQRLGEVEERHGYDEPFTVRAGGTEYEVTFYDAGHIPGSAHVLVDDGDTRLLYTADFHTDDTRLLSGSTARPDADAVICESTYSDVTHEDRTRVEERFVETVRTTRYEGGTALIPAFAIGRTQEVLTVLEDTEIRPYLDGMGQRVTDIVRRYPEYVRDPEALRRAKSGARYVTGKDGQRERIAADNEAIVTTSGMLSGGPVMRYLPMLRSDPTNRVCLTGYQVEGTNGRRLLEHGRCDLDGGVVPVAARVELFDFSAHADRDGLRSFLDDYRGATVLVNHGDRCPAFAEELRADGYDASAPELGGTVVV, encoded by the coding sequence ATGGAGATACGGTTCCTCGGCGGCGCCCGCGAGGTGGGCCGCTCGTCGGTCCTCGTCGACGACGCGCTCCTGCTCGACTACGGGACGCTGACCGGGGAGCCGCCGCAGTACCCCGTCGGCCGGCCCGAGCCGGACGCCGTCGTCGTCAGCCACGGCCACCTCGACCACGTCGGGCAGGTTCCGGCGCTCCTCCGGGGCGACCGCCGGCCGCCGATCCACTGGACGCCGCCGACCGGCGAGCTGGCGCGGGTGCTCGCACGTGACACGCTCAAGCTTCGAGGATACGACTGCACCTTCACCGAGAGCCACGTGCAGCGACTCGGCGAGGTCGAGGAACGCCACGGGTACGACGAGCCCTTCACGGTCCGCGCCGGCGGCACTGAGTACGAGGTCACCTTCTACGACGCGGGCCACATCCCGGGGAGCGCGCACGTCCTCGTCGACGACGGCGACACCCGGCTGCTGTACACCGCGGACTTCCACACCGACGACACCCGCCTGCTGTCCGGGTCGACGGCGCGCCCCGACGCCGACGCGGTGATCTGTGAGAGCACCTACTCGGACGTGACCCACGAGGACCGCACCCGCGTCGAGGAGCGGTTCGTCGAGACGGTGCGAACCACCCGATACGAGGGCGGGACCGCGCTGATCCCGGCGTTCGCCATCGGGCGGACCCAGGAGGTGCTGACGGTGCTGGAGGACACCGAGATCCGCCCGTACCTCGACGGGATGGGCCAACGCGTCACCGACATCGTCCGGCGGTACCCTGAGTACGTCCGCGACCCCGAGGCGCTCCGGCGGGCGAAATCCGGCGCCAGATACGTCACGGGGAAGGACGGCCAGCGCGAGCGCATCGCCGCCGACAACGAGGCGATCGTCACCACCTCCGGGATGCTCTCGGGCGGTCCCGTGATGCGCTACCTCCCGATGTTGCGCTCGGACCCCACCAACCGCGTCTGTCTCACCGGCTACCAGGTCGAGGGGACGAACGGCCGCCGACTGCTCGAACACGGCCGCTGCGACCTCGACGGCGGCGTCGTCCCGGTCGCGGCCCGCGTCGAACTGTTCGATTTCTCGGCGCACGCCGACCGCGACGGGCTCCGCTCGTTCCTCGACGACTACCGCGGCGCGACGGTGCTCGTCAACCACGGCGACCGCTGCCCGGCGTTCGCCGAGGAACTCCGGGCCGACGGCTACGACGCGAGCGCGCCGGAACTGGGCGGGACGGTCGTGGTCTGA
- a CDS encoding FAD-dependent monooxygenase: MSDAPASDSSVADRSAGDRDPVADRADRTERTDVAVVGCGPGGAVLSYLLARSGVDVTLVERAGTFEREYRGFGWNPGVVRLFDGMDVLDDVLDLAHETVTEGTFSLYGERVPVLNLELLDADYPYVLMMEQPALLEHLVDRAGVHDGFSFRPATTVTGLLTDDAGAVRGVTARDRTADETVAIEARCVVGADGRYSTVREEAGIDPGLFDSPLDLVWFKLPAGAVETDAQGQIAREGILVQFGLGGGELQVGYLLRDGEWPTVREAGFDAFRERVAAVDPEVAAAVGEHLDGFADTTLLDVSPGIADTWTRDGLLILGDAAHVASPIGAQGNPLAVEDAVVAHDRLVRALAYSEGIVPRSRLRAFELRRRPTVERVIALQRRAAANFAFWLDHGGRVPPSLVRAAAVVGRGVARSRLARRAVEPFALGDRSVTVVRSHFTE; this comes from the coding sequence ATGTCCGACGCTCCCGCGTCCGACTCGTCCGTGGCCGACCGATCCGCCGGCGACCGGGACCCCGTCGCCGACCGTGCGGACCGGACGGAGCGCACCGATGTCGCCGTCGTCGGCTGCGGTCCCGGCGGCGCCGTCCTCTCGTATCTGCTGGCGCGCAGCGGCGTCGACGTGACGCTCGTGGAGCGGGCGGGCACCTTCGAGCGCGAGTACCGCGGGTTCGGCTGGAATCCCGGTGTCGTCCGCCTGTTCGACGGAATGGACGTGCTCGACGACGTTCTCGACCTGGCCCACGAGACGGTCACCGAGGGGACGTTCTCGCTGTACGGCGAGCGGGTTCCCGTCCTGAACCTCGAGCTGCTCGACGCCGACTACCCGTACGTCCTGATGATGGAGCAGCCGGCGCTGCTGGAGCACCTCGTCGACCGCGCCGGCGTCCACGACGGCTTCTCGTTTCGCCCGGCCACGACCGTCACCGGCCTCCTGACCGACGACGCCGGCGCCGTCCGCGGCGTGACCGCCCGCGACCGGACGGCAGACGAGACGGTCGCGATCGAGGCGCGCTGCGTCGTCGGCGCGGACGGCCGCTACTCGACGGTCCGCGAGGAGGCCGGGATCGACCCCGGATTGTTCGACTCGCCGCTCGATCTGGTCTGGTTCAAGCTCCCGGCCGGCGCGGTCGAGACGGACGCGCAGGGGCAGATCGCCCGCGAGGGAATCCTCGTCCAGTTCGGCCTCGGGGGCGGCGAGCTTCAGGTCGGCTACCTCCTCCGGGACGGCGAGTGGCCGACGGTCCGGGAGGCCGGCTTCGACGCCTTCCGCGAGCGCGTCGCCGCCGTCGACCCCGAGGTCGCCGCGGCCGTCGGCGAGCACCTCGACGGCTTCGCCGACACGACGCTGCTGGACGTCTCGCCCGGGATCGCCGACACCTGGACCCGCGACGGCCTCCTGATCCTCGGCGACGCCGCACACGTCGCGAGCCCCATCGGCGCGCAGGGCAACCCCCTCGCCGTCGAGGACGCGGTCGTCGCTCACGACCGGCTCGTCCGGGCGCTCGCGTACTCGGAGGGGATCGTTCCGCGGTCCCGGCTCCGCGCGTTCGAGCTACGCCGGCGTCCGACGGTCGAGCGCGTGATCGCGCTCCAGCGGCGCGCCGCCGCGAACTTCGCGTTCTGGCTCGATCACGGCGGGCGCGTTCCCCCCTCGCTCGTCCGCGCGGCGGCGGTGGTCGGCCGCGGCGTGGCGCGCTCCCGGCTCGCCCGCCGGGCGGTCGAGCCGTTCGCCCTCGGCGACCGCTCCGTCACGGTCGTGCGCTCGCACTTCACGGAGTGA